From a region of the Thiorhodovibrio winogradskyi genome:
- a CDS encoding methyl-accepting chemotaxis protein, protein MQIPEFRWERLRQVSLALIISGVFFLQSLFIPGLLPGWLSLLLVVGVWSVQAWRQRPAPHSLAGSANTDVATLAETRRWDHELWSLVIDVDQLIKDEISELREMVNQTLGLIANAVSDLQDSFSGMLAESETQQGLVNTLMQGDKGSGSPGADQHIDINDFLQENSTLLTENVERLINMGKNSVEVAHQVDDLSAQMDGIFTLLDSANSIARQTNLLALNAAIEAARAGEAGRGFAVVAQEIRKLSQDSAKFNEEIRDQVLESQRIFTATREIVGRMASQDMSTSINAKGKMDEMTEKVHALNSMVASGLDEIGAVVDRLRDNVNSGLRLLQFEDITRQVLERADKRIGFLERFTAELNQLPLAQQDETGEQVDAAKARLEALRAEVAEAAHRAVSQQNMAAGELELF, encoded by the coding sequence TTGCAGATTCCTGAATTTCGTTGGGAGCGACTGCGTCAGGTCAGCCTGGCGTTGATTATCAGTGGCGTCTTCTTCCTGCAAAGCCTGTTCATCCCCGGTTTGCTGCCGGGTTGGCTGAGCCTATTGCTGGTGGTCGGCGTCTGGAGTGTCCAGGCTTGGCGACAAAGGCCAGCCCCGCACAGTCTTGCCGGCTCGGCCAACACCGACGTCGCCACCCTGGCCGAAACCCGCCGCTGGGATCATGAACTTTGGAGCCTGGTCATTGATGTCGATCAGCTCATCAAAGACGAGATTTCCGAGCTGCGCGAAATGGTGAATCAGACATTGGGACTGATCGCCAACGCAGTCAGTGACTTGCAGGACAGCTTCTCGGGCATGTTGGCGGAATCCGAGACGCAGCAGGGGTTGGTCAACACCCTGATGCAAGGCGACAAGGGAAGCGGCTCCCCGGGCGCGGACCAGCACATCGACATCAATGATTTTCTGCAGGAAAACAGCACGCTGCTTACGGAAAACGTCGAGCGATTGATCAACATGGGCAAAAACAGTGTTGAGGTTGCCCATCAGGTCGATGATCTTTCCGCGCAGATGGATGGTATTTTCACCCTGCTCGACAGCGCCAACAGCATCGCGCGCCAGACCAACCTGCTGGCGCTCAATGCCGCCATCGAGGCTGCCCGCGCGGGCGAGGCGGGTCGCGGGTTCGCCGTGGTCGCGCAGGAGATTCGCAAGCTCTCGCAAGACTCCGCCAAGTTCAACGAAGAGATCCGGGATCAGGTGCTTGAATCGCAGCGCATTTTCACCGCCACACGCGAGATTGTCGGCCGCATGGCCTCGCAGGACATGAGCACCTCGATCAACGCCAAGGGCAAGATGGACGAGATGACCGAGAAGGTCCATGCACTCAATAGCATGGTCGCTTCAGGCCTGGACGAGATCGGCGCGGTTGTTGATCGCCTGCGCGATAACGTCAACTCTGGACTGAGGCTGCTGCAGTTCGAGGACATCACCCGCCAGGTGCTTGAGCGCGCTGACAAGCGCATCGGTTTTCTCGAACGCTTCACCGCCGAACTCAACCAGCTGCCGCTCGCCCAGCAGGACGAAACCGGCGAGCAGGTCGACGCCGCCAAAGCGCGGCTCGAGGCACTACGTGCCGAGGTCGCGGAGGCAGCCCATCGCGCCGTCAGCCAGCAGAATATGGCTGCCGGTGAACTCGAGCTCTTCTAA
- the tsaA gene encoding tRNA (N6-threonylcarbamoyladenosine(37)-N6)-methyltransferase TrmO, with product MPPIKPIPESPPDWPGEVHFRPIGRVCSPFREKFGIPRQARLAPAARARLEMLPPYDREEAFSGLEGFSHLWLLFVFHQDCLAAGWQPMVRPPRLGGRAKIGVFASRSPYRPNAIGLSAVAWHGLTRDQAGLSLSLSGVDLLDGTPVLDIKPYVPYADALPDASPGFTGKLEDRRWAVQFSDEAEQQLAGADPDGRLGLRALIEQVIGLDPRPGYMDRYPRRDTFALQLHNYDVQWQIAGNHARVISITGAASAR from the coding sequence ATGCCCCCGATTAAACCCATCCCTGAAAGCCCCCCGGATTGGCCAGGCGAGGTCCACTTCCGCCCAATTGGGCGTGTGTGCTCGCCCTTTCGTGAGAAATTTGGCATTCCCCGTCAAGCACGCCTGGCGCCCGCCGCGCGCGCGCGGCTGGAAATGCTACCGCCCTATGATCGCGAAGAGGCCTTCAGCGGCCTCGAGGGCTTCTCGCACCTGTGGCTGTTATTCGTCTTTCATCAGGACTGCCTCGCGGCTGGCTGGCAACCCATGGTGCGCCCACCCCGTTTGGGTGGTCGTGCCAAGATCGGGGTTTTTGCCAGCCGCTCGCCTTACCGACCCAATGCCATCGGCCTGTCGGCAGTGGCCTGGCATGGACTGACCCGCGACCAGGCCGGCCTGAGCTTGTCTCTCAGCGGCGTCGATCTGCTCGACGGCACTCCAGTTCTAGACATCAAACCCTATGTGCCCTATGCCGACGCCCTACCCGATGCCAGCCCCGGATTCACTGGCAAGCTCGAGGATCGGCGCTGGGCGGTACAATTCAGCGATGAGGCCGAACAGCAACTGGCAGGCGCCGACCCCGACGGACGCCTCGGGCTACGCGCGCTCATCGAGCAGGTCATTGGGCTCGATCCGCGCCCAGGCTACATGGACCGCTACCCGCGGCGCGACACCTTCGCGCTGCAGTTGCACAATTACGACGTTCAGTGGCAAATTGCCGGGAACCACGCCAGAGTCATCTCCATCACGGGCGCCGCCTCAGCGCGCTAG
- the purL gene encoding phosphoribosylformylglycinamidine synthase, which translates to MLCLRGAPALSEFRLTKVRERLERVGLASVRLAAEYLHFVQLDEHSAAPDAGLSALDSQRLSQLLDPHGQASATAPAGQLLLALPRPGTQTPWSSKATDIARNCGLTRVLRIERGTAFYLSADDAIDQDALRSAAAILHDRMTESLVFDQSEAARLFEQLQPRPLRRIPLLDGGREALLRADAELGLALSGDEIDYLVASFGALGRDPSDVELMMFAQANSEHCRHKVFNADWIIDGEAQAHTLFAMIRNTTQTTPRDVLSAYKDNAAVIAGWPARGLVVSAADGRYREHAGRLEILLKVETHNHPTAIAPHPGAATGAGGEIRDEGATGRGAKPKAGLTGFAVSNLRIPGGEQPWERDWGRPARIVSALDIMLEGPIGAAAFNNEFGRPNLAGFFRTYEQQIPLVDGGQELRGYHKPIMLAGGVGAIRPGQVAKQEFPPGTPLVVLGGPAMLIGLGGGAASSMASGASAEELDFASVQRANPEMQRRCQEVIDRCWARGDFNPILFIHDVGAGGLSNALPELVKDGGRGGHFALRAIPSADPGLSPMELWCNEAQERYVLAVAAEQLDEFAAICARERCPFAVVGHASAEPELRLSDTHFSDTPIDMPLGLLFGKPPKMTREVQRLPTPGQPLALAGIKLRAALERVLRLPAVASKSFLITIGDRTVTGLVARDQMVGPWQVPVADCAVTLTDYLGYTGEAMAMGERPPLALLDAAAAARMAVGEALTNLAAAPVADLSDVKLSANWMAAVGHPGEDARLYDAVRAIGLELCPQLGLAIPVGKDSMSMKTLWQVDGPAGQDGPGQRAMAAPLSPIISAVAPVTDARRCLTPMPRVDQGPSELLLIDLGRGQHRLGASALAQVYEQLGQAVPDVDDPALLRGFFAAIQQLNREGLLLAYHDRSDGGLVVSLCEMAFAGCCGLVIDLSDWLGSDAADSELLAALFAEELGAVVQVRAGDVEQVIAHLVAAGLAACVQRLGRPRADQQLELRCGERLLLQAERAELQRLWTETSHQMQRLRDHPGCADGEFACIGVEGPGLNAIRLRFDPAEDIAAPLINTGARPRLAILREQGVNGQLEMAAAFDRAGFACIDVHMSDILSGQVSLDDFHGLAACGGFSYGDVLGAGQGWAQTIVHNARARDEFAAYFARPETFALGVCNGCQMLASLRELIPGADHWPRFARNGSEQFEARLSLVEVTESPSVLLRGMVGSRLPIAVAHGEGRAVFASDASQRQAGQLVALRYIEPDGNPAPAQGTSRYPANPNGSPDGITALTSTDGRVTIMMPHPERLFRVVQHSWYPSGWGEDGPWLRLFRNARVWVG; encoded by the coding sequence ATGCTGTGTCTGCGCGGCGCTCCGGCGCTGTCTGAATTCCGCTTGACGAAAGTGCGCGAACGTCTGGAGCGCGTCGGTTTGGCGTCGGTGCGGCTCGCGGCTGAGTATCTGCATTTTGTGCAGCTCGACGAGCACAGCGCCGCGCCCGATGCGGGTCTCTCCGCGCTAGACAGCCAGCGGCTCTCTCAGTTACTTGATCCGCATGGTCAGGCCAGTGCGACGGCGCCCGCGGGTCAGCTCCTGCTGGCCTTGCCGCGCCCGGGCACCCAGACCCCATGGTCCAGCAAGGCGACCGACATCGCGCGCAATTGCGGCTTGACGCGGGTGCTGCGCATTGAGCGTGGCACGGCCTTTTATTTGTCCGCCGATGATGCCATTGACCAGGACGCGCTGCGGAGTGCCGCGGCCATCTTGCATGATCGCATGACCGAGAGCCTGGTGTTCGACCAGAGCGAGGCCGCAAGGCTTTTTGAGCAACTGCAGCCGCGCCCACTGCGGCGCATTCCGCTGCTGGACGGTGGGCGCGAGGCCCTGCTGAGAGCCGATGCCGAACTGGGGCTGGCGCTCTCGGGCGATGAAATCGACTATCTGGTCGCGAGCTTTGGCGCGCTTGGGCGCGATCCAAGCGATGTCGAGCTGATGATGTTTGCCCAGGCCAACTCCGAGCATTGCCGCCATAAGGTCTTCAATGCCGATTGGATCATCGACGGCGAAGCACAGGCGCACACCCTCTTTGCCATGATCCGCAACACCACTCAGACGACACCGCGTGACGTGCTCTCGGCTTACAAGGACAACGCCGCCGTCATCGCCGGCTGGCCCGCGCGTGGGTTGGTGGTCTCGGCCGCCGATGGACGCTATCGCGAACATGCCGGGCGCCTGGAGATTCTGCTCAAGGTCGAGACCCATAATCACCCAACCGCCATCGCGCCGCATCCGGGCGCGGCCACCGGCGCGGGCGGGGAGATCCGCGACGAGGGCGCCACCGGGCGCGGCGCCAAGCCCAAGGCGGGCTTAACGGGTTTCGCGGTGTCCAATCTGCGTATTCCCGGTGGCGAGCAGCCCTGGGAGCGGGACTGGGGGCGCCCGGCGCGCATTGTCTCGGCGCTCGACATCATGCTGGAGGGGCCCATCGGCGCGGCCGCCTTCAATAACGAATTTGGCCGCCCCAACCTGGCCGGCTTTTTCCGCACCTACGAGCAGCAAATTCCGCTGGTCGATGGCGGGCAGGAACTGCGCGGCTACCACAAGCCCATTATGCTCGCCGGCGGTGTTGGCGCCATTCGTCCCGGACAGGTGGCCAAGCAGGAATTTCCGCCCGGCACGCCCCTGGTGGTGCTTGGCGGACCCGCCATGCTCATTGGCTTGGGCGGTGGCGCGGCCTCCAGCATGGCCAGTGGCGCCTCGGCCGAGGAGCTGGACTTCGCCTCGGTGCAACGCGCCAACCCGGAGATGCAGCGGCGTTGTCAGGAAGTGATCGACCGTTGCTGGGCGCGTGGGGATTTCAATCCCATCCTCTTTATCCATGATGTCGGCGCCGGTGGTCTGTCCAACGCCTTGCCGGAGCTGGTCAAGGACGGCGGGCGCGGCGGGCACTTCGCGCTGCGCGCCATCCCCAGCGCCGACCCCGGCCTGTCGCCGATGGAGCTTTGGTGCAACGAGGCCCAGGAGCGCTATGTGCTGGCCGTGGCCGCCGAACAACTCGATGAGTTCGCCGCCATCTGCGCGCGCGAGCGCTGCCCCTTTGCCGTGGTCGGTCATGCCAGCGCGGAACCTGAGTTGCGCCTGAGCGATACCCACTTCAGCGACACGCCCATCGACATGCCGCTTGGGCTCTTGTTCGGCAAGCCGCCCAAGATGACCCGCGAGGTCCAGCGCCTGCCAACGCCAGGTCAGCCGCTGGCACTCGCTGGCATCAAGCTGCGCGCTGCCCTGGAGCGGGTGCTGCGCCTGCCGGCGGTTGCAAGTAAAAGCTTTCTGATCACCATTGGCGATCGCACTGTCACCGGCCTGGTGGCGCGCGATCAGATGGTCGGTCCCTGGCAGGTGCCGGTGGCCGACTGCGCGGTCACCCTGACCGACTACCTGGGCTATACCGGCGAGGCCATGGCCATGGGTGAGCGCCCGCCGCTGGCCCTGCTCGACGCCGCGGCCGCCGCGCGCATGGCGGTGGGCGAGGCGCTGACCAATTTGGCCGCGGCGCCAGTGGCGGATCTGAGCGATGTCAAGCTCTCCGCCAACTGGATGGCCGCGGTAGGGCATCCAGGCGAGGATGCGCGTCTCTATGACGCGGTGCGCGCCATCGGACTGGAACTCTGCCCCCAACTCGGTCTCGCCATTCCGGTCGGCAAGGACTCCATGAGCATGAAGACTCTGTGGCAGGTGGATGGCCCAGCTGGTCAGGATGGCCCCGGGCAGCGCGCCATGGCCGCGCCCCTGTCGCCCATCATCTCCGCCGTGGCGCCAGTCACCGATGCCCGGCGGTGCCTGACACCCATGCCGCGCGTCGACCAGGGACCCAGCGAGCTGCTGTTGATCGACCTTGGTCGAGGTCAGCACCGCCTGGGTGCATCGGCCCTGGCGCAGGTGTATGAACAGCTTGGGCAAGCGGTGCCCGATGTCGATGATCCGGCGCTGCTGCGCGGCTTTTTCGCCGCCATTCAGCAGCTCAACCGGGAGGGCTTGCTGCTGGCCTATCATGACCGCTCCGACGGTGGCCTGGTGGTCAGCCTGTGCGAAATGGCTTTCGCTGGCTGCTGTGGTCTGGTGATTGATCTGAGCGACTGGCTGGGGTCGGACGCGGCGGACTCCGAACTCCTGGCCGCGCTCTTTGCCGAGGAACTGGGTGCGGTGGTGCAGGTTCGCGCCGGCGATGTTGAACAAGTCATCGCGCACCTGGTGGCGGCGGGGCTGGCCGCTTGCGTGCAGCGCCTGGGCCGCCCACGCGCCGATCAACAACTCGAACTGCGCTGCGGTGAGCGCCTGTTGTTGCAAGCCGAGCGGGCCGAGCTGCAGCGCCTGTGGACTGAGACCAGTCACCAGATGCAACGCCTGCGCGACCATCCCGGATGCGCCGACGGGGAATTCGCGTGCATTGGCGTCGAGGGGCCTGGCCTGAACGCAATCCGGTTGCGTTTCGACCCGGCCGAGGACATTGCCGCGCCCTTGATCAACACCGGCGCTCGCCCGCGTCTGGCCATTCTGCGCGAGCAAGGCGTGAATGGTCAGCTGGAAATGGCCGCGGCTTTTGATCGCGCCGGCTTTGCCTGCATCGATGTGCACATGTCGGATATTTTGAGCGGCCAGGTCAGTCTGGACGATTTTCACGGCCTGGCCGCCTGTGGCGGTTTCTCCTATGGCGACGTACTCGGCGCCGGACAGGGCTGGGCCCAGACCATTGTGCATAACGCCCGCGCGCGCGATGAATTCGCGGCCTACTTCGCCCGCCCGGAAACCTTTGCCCTGGGGGTGTGCAACGGCTGTCAAATGCTGGCGAGCCTGCGCGAGTTGATACCCGGTGCTGACCACTGGCCGCGCTTCGCGCGCAATGGCTCGGAGCAATTCGAGGCGCGTTTGAGTCTGGTGGAGGTGACCGAGTCACCCTCGGTGCTGCTGCGCGGCATGGTTGGCTCGCGCCTGCCCATCGCGGTGGCTCACGGCGAGGGCCGCGCGGTTTTTGCCAGTGACGCGAGCCAGCGTCAGGCAGGCCAGCTGGTCGCATTGCGCTATATCGAGCCCGACGGCAACCCAGCGCCAGCCCAAGGGACCAGCCGCTATCCCGCCAACCCCAACGGCTCGCCCGATGGCATCACCGCTCTGACCAGCACCGATGGTCGGGTCACCATCATGATGCCTCATCCCGAGCGTCTGTTCCGCGTCGTGCAGCATTCCTGGTATCCGAGCGGCTGGGGCGAGGATGGCCCCTGGTTGCGGCTGTTTCGCAATGCGCGGGTCTGGGTGGGGTAG